Genomic window (Streptomyces showdoensis):
CGGGTACGCCTCGGGCACGCTCGTCGAACAGATCGCGAGCCGTGTGCAGGATGAGCTCGCCGCCTGCTCCGGCGAGGTCGACGCGGCGCATGCGGCACTGATCAAGGCCGCGATTCCGGATGTGATGGCGCTGCTGAAGTCGTCCAGGGTCGGCGGCCGTTATGAACATTCGGAATTCCCGCCGACCGCCGACATTCTGCGGAAGAAGTCGCAGAAGGGCGCGGACGACATCTGGGAGGGCCGCCCGAAGTGGCGCAATGCGGAGATCTTCGCTGCGGCCAAGAAGGGCGAGCGCATCGAGGTGACCGCACTCGACATGAACGCGGCCTACCTCAGCGCCATGAAGGCGTGGTTGCCGATCGGCCAGCTCCGCGAGGAGACCGGCGGCGTGCACGACCCGAAGAAGGCCGGCGTCCACCTCGTCACCCCCGCGGACTGGGAGCACGACGACCTGCCCAACCCGCTCGGGGCCCGCATGGAACCGGGGGAGCTCTGGGTGACCGAGTCCACCCTGCGGCTCCTCCTCGACTGCGCCCGACAGGGCGTCACCGAGGCCCCCGTGATCCACCGGTCCCTCGTCTCCGGTGCGTCGGAGGCGCTGCTGGAAAAGCTGCGGCGCGCTCTCGCGGAAGCCCGTAAGACCGCCCTCGCGGAGGGTGACGAATTGACCGTGGCCTATGTGAAGGCCATGTACTCTAAATTCGTGTCGACCATCGGCGAGTCCAGTGCGAACCGCGAAATCCGCCGCCCCGACTGGATGCACATCATCCGTTCCAAGGCGTTCGCGAACCTGTGGATGAAGGCACACAAGGCACACAAGGCCGGGCTGCGGGTGGTGGAGATCTCCGGAACGGACGAACTCCACGTGGCGGGCGACTGGCGCACGGTCTTCTCGGAGGGCCGGGACCTGAACCAGGTCAAGGAGAAGGACACCTACATCCTCGGGGGTAAGCGGTAATGGCCGGTTCTCCGGACCTGTGGTCCCGCTGGGGCGAGTTCGGGAAGTTCAACACGCGCGGCATGAAGGGAGGCGAGGCCCTCATCCTGGAACTGAACCGGATCGTCTACTCCTCGGGCATCTCCTCCCCGGTGACCTCCCGGCGCGGACTCTCCGCCCGCCTGCGCTACCTCGACAGCGCCGCCGGCCGCCAGGCGCTCAAGGACCAGGGCGTGAGCGCCCGCACCCTCCGGTCGTGGATGCGGGGCAAGTCCGGCCCCTCGAAGCCGAACCTGGAGCGCATCGACTCCGCGTACTGGGTACGGCGGCGCGAGAACCTGATCCGCTCCGGCTGGCTCAAGCGCCACCTCGACAACGACGGCCGCGGCCGCCGGATGGAGATCTACCCCGTCGACCAGTCCCACGTACCCGCGGAACGCCTGCGCCCCGGCCTGTCCCAGCGCTCCATCACCGTCCGCTACGTATGGGCCGACCTCGTCGACGCCTGGGCCGCCCAGGACCAGTCCACGGTGGACGAGATCTGGGACGACGTCATCAGCGACCTCGACTCCGACTACAACGCCTACAGCTACGTCTCCTCGGTCGGCATCGGCGCCTGACCGCCTTGCCCGGATCAGGAGACCGAGCAGCACCGCCGGTTCGGCCGCCCCCTCGACGTCGTCGGTCCAGCCGGCGGTCTGGATCGGGCACACCTGCTCGATCGCGGCCCCTCCCGGGCCGGAGGGAAAGCGAGTGCCGGCATCGCCGCGCGGGCGTTCCCGTCCTT
Coding sequences:
- a CDS encoding acyltransferase produces the protein MMGMEDVLRLTVSALMTWSGERQGDLATGLGQSQAQVSRKQAGKSHWSLEDVDLLAAHYGLHPLDLLAGPTHAVGVLHGAVPSVQTAVQALAVPVPARAQPSPAPAPEPPAPDVPSPAPDRTPPEPVGAEPEETPGLPCVLCGRPASVELDGFPQHLTAEECAEAISRAGGAEPSGQGHVAALEDRERAQAQEQEQAQEQGQEQAQEQAQAQAQAQPSTTQAVAPEPPPAPEPVVPKPAAGARRNVPGYASGTLVEQIASRVQDELAACSGEVDAAHAALIKAAIPDVMALLKSSRVGGRYEHSEFPPTADILRKKSQKGADDIWEGRPKWRNAEIFAAAKKGERIEVTALDMNAAYLSAMKAWLPIGQLREETGGVHDPKKAGVHLVTPADWEHDDLPNPLGARMEPGELWVTESTLRLLLDCARQGVTEAPVIHRSLVSGASEALLEKLRRALAEARKTALAEGDELTVAYVKAMYSKFVSTIGESSANREIRRPDWMHIIRSKAFANLWMKAHKAHKAGLRVVEISGTDELHVAGDWRTVFSEGRDLNQVKEKDTYILGGKR